In Castanea sativa cultivar Marrone di Chiusa Pesio chromosome 6, ASM4071231v1, a single window of DNA contains:
- the LOC142639630 gene encoding G-type lectin S-receptor-like serine/threonine-protein kinase SD1-1 has product MDLEECTNMCLKNCSCTAYATLDIRGGGSGGLFKTEIEETSEDNSYLYLIFWNRSPLPVLDDYVKKLNQEDPSILADWPKCFLIINGIVQGLQYLHYDFRLRIIHKDLKTGNISLDKEMNPKILQTLAWLKYLKEMKPKRSQAEWLEHSKNIFFGVLVLEILSGKRNRGFYHPDHKLNLLGHKSPEHRPTMCTVVLALSSDTALPQPKGPAFLNEMDVPRVDSSPRKQEGCSTSKNGLTITLQEGC; this is encoded by the exons ATGGACCTTGAGGAATGCACCAATATGTGCTTGAAAAACTGCAGTTGTACAGCTTATGCAACATTGGATATCAGAGGAGGAGGAAGTGG CGGTTTATTTAAAACCGAAATTGAAGAAACGAGTGAGGATAATAGTTATCTCTACCTTATCTTTTGGAATCGCTCTCCTCTGCCTGTGCTTGATGATTATGTGAAGAAGCTGAATCAAGAAG ATCCAAGCATATTAGCAGATTGGCCTAAGTGCTTCCTCATCATCAATGGAATAGTTCAGGGGCTACAATATCTTCATTATGATTTTAGGCTGAGAATTATCCATAAAGATCTAAAAACTGGCAATATTTCACTGGACAAAGAAATGAATCCAAAAATATTACAGACTTTGGCATGGCTAAAATATTTGAAGGAGATGAAACCGAAGCGTAGTCAAGCAGAGTGGCTGGAACATAGTAAGAATATATT CTTTGGTGTTTTGGTATTAGAGATATTGAGTGGGAAGAGGAATAGGGGATTCTATCATCCAGACCACAAGCTTAACCTTCTTGGGCAT AAAAGTCCAGAACATAGACCTACCATGTGTACTGTGGTTTTGGCGTTGAGCAGTGACACTGCTCTACCTCAGCCTAAAGGGCCTGCTTTTCTCAATGAAATGGATGTACCAAGAGTGGATTCTTCACCAAGGAAGCAAGAAGGATGTTCAACTTCAAAAAATGGACTAACAATTACATTGCAAGAGGGTTGTTAA